In Patescibacteria group bacterium, the genomic stretch AAAGCAGTATGTTGAAGATTTCTTTGCAAACCTGAATTGGGAAGTGATCGAGGAGAATTTCCAGAAAGCGGCGAAGTAACGAAAAGATTTACTTTTCTTCTGCATGGGCAGAAAGAATTTGTAGATGTCTTTTAGTGGCTTCAACTATTTTCTCGTAAATACACTGAACATCGCCGAAGTCTTTGTAAGACTGTTGCTTGATAGGGTCAGCGAAGGCTACAAAATAATTGTAGTATCTATTACCCTTCCCACTGTTTTTTATTTTCTCAGAAAGTTTGGCCATCTTCTGTACATCAAAAGGTTCACCTGGGAATTCTCTGCGGTACCGGTAAGCAAACTGTCTTCCATGGGCCTCGATCTCACCTGGATTCCCCAAGTACTCAATTGTCTCTGGAATATCGACGGGCTCCAGTCCAGAACCAGGATTATAGATATGTTCCGCCTCATGATAAACAGCCTCAATCACACCAAGAAGCACACCTTCCGATTCTTCAAGTGTGGTGGCCCGACGAAGATTACCAACAGCAATAGTCATCAGGCGTGCAGCGCTATCATATTCATTGCTCTCACCCTCAAAGCGAACGGAAAAAACTTCATCGAGATGCGATACGGTGAAACGAGGTTTCCGTTGCCATGCAGCACCGTCATTTTCTGGCCAAACATTCTGTAGGCATTGGACAATATCGATATCATTACCACTCTGCACAGCTTCCCACCTGAGGCGAACAGCCTGAATTAATTTATCTTCTATGAAACGAGAGACTCGGAACTTTATCCTTTCCTGTCTTTCCTGAGGAGTTTCGTGTTCAGAGATTTCTTCCATGTATAAGAGTATACCCCTATATTCATAACCATGTAAAACTAGTGCGGAAACGTGGGCTCCGAAAAGGCGCGGCCGTCCGAGGTGAAGACGATCGTGCCTTTTTCGTAGGTGATGAGCGTGGTTACGTCGAATTTTTTGAGTGTATTCAGCGTTTCTTCATGCGGATGACCGTATTTGTTTTTGAAACCGGCAGAAATCACAGCCCACTTTGGCCGCAACATTGAGACCAGAGCCTCACCAGTGGAAGTGCGGGAGCCATGATGGCCAACCTTCAGGATGTCGGTGGGTTCGACGCGACCAAGCAGTGACTCGGTCTTCTTCGTCGAATCTCCCGTGAGCAACACGGAGGTGCTCGCGAACACCACTCGAGCAATAATGGAACCGTCGTTCGTTTTCCAATCAGATACGTCGCGATCCGGAAACAGAATATCGATTTCTGCTCCGGCGCCAATCGGGAAACGCATTCCCTTTCGGGCGATGACCGTCCGCGTGCCATGTTCTTTTTGTGATTTTGCTATTTCTTCTTTCAGCGTGCGGTATGTTGCCGAGACAGACGAGGTGCCGGGCTCGAGCACTAGACCAACTTTCATGGTTTGTAGCAGCGGAATGAAGCCGCCGATGTGGTCTTTGTCTGGGTTTGTGATCACGATCATATCGATAGAGTGTTGCCAAAATGGCAGGACTTCGCCCAGGCGCACGAGGAGTGTGCGATCGGGGCCGCCATCAAACAACACTGTGGTTCCGTTCGGTCCACGCACTAAGATAGCGTCGCCTTGGCCGATATCCAGAAAAGCAATCATCAGCGTGTCCTCAACGTCACCACCAAACTCCCCACCGTTTGCAAGATTCGGTGCATTCAGTGCTGTTGACGGTACGGCTCGAAACACGAACGACAGCGCAAAGAAAGCAACAGCAAAAACAGTGGCGACACCGAGCGCGCCTGTCGCCCACTTTTTCCAATTGATTATGTTATGCTTCTCTTCCATATTTCCACCACAATAATCCGCCGGTGATACCGTACCATCCTACCATCAGCCAAGCCGGAAAGTATGGAATGGCCACCGTGGCAAAAGACAGTTCCGCGAAGAATCGAACAATCAGAAAAATATATGCGAGCAGTGCATGGGCGATAGCCGCCGGGATGACAGCGATGCCGAGCGGCAAGATAGTCGCCACGAATCCAGATAGCATCGCAAATGGAATTGTCGGCAAAATGGCGAGGTTGGTGAAGATCGAGACCAACGAAATATCACCCATGCTGTACAACAAGTACGGTAGCACGAAGAGCTGCGTTGAGAGTGTCGCGACAAGTATTGTACGTAACGTCTCATGACACCACATAAGTCGGCGTTCGATCATTGGAGAGAGATAGATCAGGCCAGCCGTCGCAAGAAACGAGAGTTGGAAAGATGGATCGAAGATGAGCACACCCGGCTGAAACAGTACCATCAGAAAAGCGGCAAGAAAGAGTGCGCGAGGTACGTCATAGGTTCGATAGAATAACGCGGCGAGGAGCGCGATGACGGCCATGATTGCCGAACGCACGACGGTGGCTGCCGCGCCGGTCATGATCGAAAACAGAGCAATGAACACGATTCCGGAAACGATACTGATCCGTCGCGGCAAGCCAGACAAGAGATACATTACGGCCACGCCAATGATCGTGATATTGAACCCAGACAATACGACAATATGAATCACGCCCGCCTTCCGAAAGGCGTCTTCAAGTGGCTTTCCAAGTGAACTTTTTTCGCCAAGCAAAAGGCCCGCCAGCAACGCACTTTCCGGCACCGCAAAACGCTCGCCAATCCGCCGCAGAAACAGCTCGCGAAAGGTGAAGAGCTTGTCCTTTAGCCAGCCACCGCTACCGTGTCCGACGATCGTAGATCGAACGTTCTTTAATTGGTAATAGACATTGTCGAGAGCGAGGTAGCTTGGGTAGTCGAACATCCGACCATTGTCGGAAAGGAACGCTTCTGGCTTCACGAGAACTCCAGAAATACGGAGACGGTCACCGTATCGCACCGGCGGA encodes the following:
- a CDS encoding MBL fold metallo-hydrolase, whose amino-acid sequence is MEEKHNIINWKKWATGALGVATVFAVAFFALSFVFRAVPSTALNAPNLANGGEFGGDVEDTLMIAFLDIGQGDAILVRGPNGTTVLFDGGPDRTLLVRLGEVLPFWQHSIDMIVITNPDKDHIGGFIPLLQTMKVGLVLEPGTSSVSATYRTLKEEIAKSQKEHGTRTVIARKGMRFPIGAGAEIDILFPDRDVSDWKTNDGSIIARVVFASTSVLLTGDSTKKTESLLGRVEPTDILKVGHHGSRTSTGEALVSMLRPKWAVISAGFKNKYGHPHEETLNTLKKFDVTTLITYEKGTIVFTSDGRAFSEPTFPH
- a CDS encoding ComEC/Rec2 family competence protein, translating into MELKLRSCLFGFFLGVAVRSLVFTPWWLGLLGLFVFGCVILVIRNHPTTPTSARMLWVAMVLVGGSLGVIRCDVADLRAPKTELDQYLGRSVQFVGTVIQPPQERGQVWRTLFHPDGGRSNISVSVPLYPPVRYGDRLRISGVLVKPEAFLSDNGRMFDYPSYLALDNVYYQLKNVRSTIVGHGSGGWLKDKLFTFRELFLRRIGERFAVPESALLAGLLLGEKSSLGKPLEDAFRKAGVIHIVVLSGFNITIIGVAVMYLLSGLPRRISIVSGIVFIALFSIMTGAAATVVRSAIMAVIALLAALFYRTYDVPRALFLAAFLMVLFQPGVLIFDPSFQLSFLATAGLIYLSPMIERRLMWCHETLRTILVATLSTQLFVLPYLLYSMGDISLVSIFTNLAILPTIPFAMLSGFVATILPLGIAVIPAAIAHALLAYIFLIVRFFAELSFATVAIPYFPAWLMVGWYGITGGLLWWKYGREA